One Leptospira wolbachii serovar Codice str. CDC genomic region harbors:
- the proC gene encoding pyrroline-5-carboxylate reductase: MQRNPFETVGIVGLGKMGTAIAAALVKKGTKVYGFDPNLKESPVAGVNLVNTLEVISKEAEVIVIAVKPNLVVPVLKEFSKPSTFVSIAAGISFSQITEAVPKGSQSVRVMPNLPLVSERGALAYFCEDTAAPNVERLFYGMGTTIRVTKESLMDAVTGLSGSGPAYVLTFLQAMAEGGLQEGLSYEESLSLAMETIEGTLVYFRTLRKEDNHLHPMEVRNWVTSPGGTTIHGLDALERGGFSTAVRDAIKRATERSKELGKG; the protein is encoded by the coding sequence ATGCAACGGAATCCATTTGAAACTGTAGGAATTGTGGGACTAGGAAAGATGGGGACGGCGATTGCAGCAGCGCTTGTGAAAAAAGGAACTAAGGTTTACGGATTTGACCCGAACCTAAAGGAATCTCCTGTGGCTGGTGTGAACCTCGTAAATACACTTGAGGTCATCAGTAAAGAGGCCGAGGTGATCGTCATCGCAGTAAAGCCGAACCTGGTTGTTCCTGTGCTAAAAGAATTTTCCAAACCATCTACTTTTGTTTCGATTGCGGCCGGAATTTCTTTTTCGCAAATTACAGAAGCCGTTCCCAAAGGATCTCAATCTGTGCGAGTGATGCCAAACCTACCACTGGTTTCTGAACGAGGAGCCTTAGCGTACTTTTGTGAAGATACTGCTGCTCCAAACGTAGAACGATTGTTTTACGGAATGGGTACAACCATTCGGGTGACAAAAGAATCGTTAATGGATGCGGTCACAGGTCTTTCTGGTTCTGGGCCAGCTTATGTATTAACCTTTTTGCAAGCAATGGCGGAAGGGGGGTTACAAGAGGGTTTGAGTTACGAGGAGTCTTTGTCCTTGGCAATGGAAACTATCGAAGGAACTCTCGTGTATTTTAGAACATTACGTAAGGAAGATAACCACCTTCATCCGATGGAAGTGCGAAACTGGGTGACTTCTCCCGGAGGAACTACCATTCATGGTTTAGATGCTTTGGAAAGGGGAGGATTCTCAACCGCCGTAAGAGATGCAATCAAACGAGCGACGGAGAGAAGTAAGGAATTAGGGAAAGGATAA
- a CDS encoding YggS family pyridoxal phosphate-dependent enzyme, with amino-acid sequence MSDYGSLYFSIQNSLKDLYPKRSHQIIAVSKTKPYEVLKEAYLQGIREFGENYIPEAISKFTKLREEFPESATTVHLHHIGPVQSGTLRKLFGFFSHTHGVGSISTLKELLKRAEKEKKLIRYFIQTNLTEENTKHGMGFETLRTMKDTLSGYQNEFCIWEGFMGMGPSTGDLAETREVFSLLAELRDTYFPDKKLSMGMSGDYELAAELGSDYLRIGSKIFGERDYATESI; translated from the coding sequence GTGTCCGATTACGGTTCTTTGTATTTTTCCATTCAAAACTCTCTGAAAGATTTATATCCGAAGAGATCTCACCAAATCATTGCTGTTTCCAAAACCAAACCCTATGAAGTGCTGAAAGAGGCCTATTTACAGGGAATTCGTGAGTTTGGGGAAAACTACATTCCCGAAGCCATTTCTAAATTCACAAAACTCCGAGAAGAGTTTCCCGAATCTGCCACGACCGTTCATTTACACCATATTGGTCCTGTCCAATCCGGAACCTTACGAAAGTTATTTGGTTTTTTTTCCCATACACATGGAGTAGGAAGTATCTCTACTTTAAAGGAACTTCTAAAACGTGCCGAAAAGGAAAAAAAACTCATTCGTTATTTTATCCAGACCAATCTCACCGAAGAAAACACAAAACATGGAATGGGTTTTGAAACTTTACGTACAATGAAAGATACTCTCTCAGGTTACCAAAACGAATTTTGTATTTGGGAGGGGTTTATGGGAATGGGACCGTCTACAGGAGATTTGGCGGAAACCAGGGAAGTTTTTTCGCTCCTGGCAGAATTACGAGATACTTATTTTCCTGATAAAAAACTTTCCATGGGAATGAGTGGTGATTATGAACTTGCAGCTGAGTTAGGATCCGATTATTTGCGGATCGGATCAAAGATTTTTGGAGAGAGGGACTATGCAACGGAATCCATTTGA
- a CDS encoding flagellar filament outer layer protein FlaA: MKTAKKITFSLGFLLMISSLLSLPRPHDPDEAGRVQILKSALTIDSSYRLFLVEDFEGERPWDFYRVDSFLAVTQFAASVPKSEAFMQETNILKESGYTNLQNQTSFLLQSYVENPRLDHWEVRPKEPILLPLGMPIQGILWVYSEGHHINLSMGLSQKKSKDLYFDLGTLNFVGWRRLEFTISLPKENTRLIQSMSFPISFSSFRLKSLTSQKKGEFHLYFDNLSFVIDKRTFIYPGSEVNDTWGKKR, translated from the coding sequence ATGAAAACTGCAAAAAAAATCACATTCTCTTTGGGTTTCCTACTCATGATTTCCAGTCTTTTGTCTCTTCCGAGGCCCCATGATCCTGACGAAGCCGGCCGAGTCCAAATTTTAAAATCTGCCCTCACCATAGATTCTAGTTACCGTCTTTTCCTTGTGGAAGATTTTGAAGGAGAAAGGCCTTGGGATTTTTACCGGGTGGATTCCTTTTTGGCAGTGACTCAGTTTGCTGCTTCCGTTCCGAAATCCGAAGCATTTATGCAAGAAACAAATATCCTAAAAGAATCGGGTTATACAAACCTCCAAAACCAAACCAGTTTCCTTTTGCAAAGTTATGTAGAAAATCCCAGGCTTGACCACTGGGAGGTGAGGCCCAAAGAACCCATCCTTCTTCCACTCGGAATGCCCATCCAAGGAATCCTTTGGGTGTATTCAGAAGGTCATCATATCAATTTGAGTATGGGGCTTTCTCAAAAAAAATCCAAGGATTTGTATTTTGATTTGGGCACTTTGAATTTTGTGGGATGGAGACGATTGGAATTTACGATCAGCCTTCCCAAAGAAAACACAAGGCTCATCCAATCCATGTCTTTCCCTATATCCTTTTCTTCGTTTCGATTGAAGAGTTTAACCTCACAAAAGAAAGGAGAGTTTCATTTATACTTTGACAATTTGAGTTTTGTCATTGATAAAAGAACTTTCATCTACCCTGGTTCGGAAGTAAACGATACCTGGGGTAAAAAACGCTAA
- a CDS encoding 3-deoxy-D-manno-octulosonic acid transferase, whose translation MVYFFYNILTFIVFFVLKFLSLFVKPVRKELEKRERSLNKIFSKTAEGKFVVWLHAASVGELDQARALTETIRKKHKNVFILQSVFSSSVKETSFQDPLADLYFYLPLDLPHAYDQIFTHFKPQVLLVMAWDTWPNLLKRTSHFKTKSYLACASLSSQSSRKNPLIQSLTKASFQYLSGIYPSHELMAKEFTGLVSEKTDFSVLGDTRFESVLGKLETKSPNPSFTEFVSDQKEFLNKNKPIILGSTYGVCEDRFTAYLKTHKDDAYYWIFPHKWESDRMEVWIPTLKQYGTVGVFSKLEKGEVLPKFLLFDLMGILAFAYQYGSFAYVGGAFTHRVHNTIEPAALGLPVITGPKISNAPEAIVMQELGGLFKTENESEFVQQFALLVKDKTLREKMGKGNRNFVVENRGASEKIYNRVFSNAQN comes from the coding sequence ATGGTATATTTTTTTTACAACATCCTTACCTTCATAGTTTTCTTTGTTTTAAAATTTCTTTCCTTATTCGTAAAACCGGTTCGCAAAGAATTAGAAAAAAGAGAACGGTCTCTAAACAAAATCTTTTCGAAAACGGCAGAGGGGAAATTTGTGGTTTGGCTCCATGCGGCAAGTGTGGGAGAACTAGACCAAGCACGAGCTCTTACAGAAACCATTCGTAAAAAACATAAAAATGTTTTCATCCTCCAATCAGTTTTTTCCTCTTCCGTGAAAGAAACATCCTTCCAAGATCCCTTGGCCGATTTGTATTTTTATCTTCCTTTAGACCTGCCTCATGCTTATGACCAAATTTTTACTCATTTTAAACCCCAAGTTCTACTCGTGATGGCTTGGGATACTTGGCCGAATCTTTTAAAGAGGACATCGCACTTCAAAACCAAGTCTTATCTTGCCTGCGCGAGTTTGTCTTCCCAGTCTTCAAGGAAAAATCCTCTGATCCAATCTTTGACAAAAGCCTCTTTCCAATACCTATCTGGAATTTATCCAAGCCATGAATTGATGGCAAAAGAGTTTACTGGCCTTGTTTCTGAAAAAACAGACTTCTCAGTGTTAGGGGATACAAGATTTGAATCGGTTCTTGGAAAGTTGGAAACTAAATCCCCAAATCCCAGCTTTACCGAATTTGTTTCTGACCAAAAAGAATTCTTAAACAAAAACAAACCCATCATCCTAGGCTCCACTTACGGGGTCTGTGAAGATCGGTTTACAGCTTATTTGAAAACACATAAAGATGATGCCTACTATTGGATCTTTCCTCATAAATGGGAAAGTGATCGAATGGAGGTTTGGATCCCGACTTTAAAACAGTATGGAACCGTAGGAGTTTTTTCCAAACTAGAGAAAGGCGAAGTTTTACCCAAATTCCTTCTCTTTGATCTTATGGGAATCCTTGCTTTTGCCTATCAGTATGGAAGTTTTGCTTATGTGGGAGGAGCCTTTACGCACCGCGTTCACAATACCATTGAACCCGCTGCCCTGGGTTTACCTGTGATCACTGGCCCAAAAATCTCCAATGCACCCGAAGCCATCGTTATGCAAGAATTAGGTGGACTTTTTAAAACCGAAAACGAATCCGAATTTGTCCAACAATTTGCACTTTTAGTCAAAGACAAAACCCTCAGAGAAAAGATGGGAAAAGGAAATCGAAACTTTGTTGTAGAAAATAGAGGTGCGTCGGAAAAGATTTATAACCGAGTTTTCTCTAATGCCCAAAATTAA
- the nadE gene encoding NAD(+) synthase — protein sequence MPKIKIAAVTLNTTPLDFLGNYESISEAIGSKESKNADCILFPELCISGYGCEDAFYKPFVWTRSEEIIKELKTLTPNQIVMVGLPVFVDSFLYNCMAVLYGGKVVAIVPKLNLANTGVHYERRWFHSESEFLNKTITFAGGQVPFGHFIFQAQNWNFGLEICEDSWSVQKPATAYSLQGIDVLFSPGASHFAMGKQNIRRQIFKESSRNQCNLQVFTNLTGNESGRIIFEGGAIFASLGNLVKEGPRLAFSPFQITTYSFDPMEIRAAKARSFRDPKPKIPTNEISKIQLDSIANEKESYVFSVLDKRIEIEKEESSNSLHLSTFEEFTKAVSLGLFDYLRKSKTKGFTLSLSGGADSATCALLVTAMKEIAKRENGDSIFSSLGIEEKKLLVTIYQKTENNSTLTEEIAKTLAKELDCQFYSIAIDSAVETSVELIESVLGKTLNWKEHDLPLQNIQARVRSPLVWLLANINGHLLLSTGNRSEAAVGYTTMDGDSSGSIAPLAGVSKEFLLDWLDDIQNGNNRFILPKDSIRTLRNTKPTAELKPLSEHQEDEKDLMPYPILQSIEKKLVFLALGDLDCLESLKQEFPWETTDNLSAYLKKFKKLFMTSQWKRERLPPSFHLDEYGLDPKSSYRYPILSKES from the coding sequence ATGCCCAAAATTAAAATTGCCGCCGTTACCCTGAATACAACTCCCCTAGACTTTCTTGGGAACTATGAATCCATATCTGAGGCAATCGGCAGTAAAGAATCCAAAAATGCAGACTGTATTCTTTTTCCCGAACTTTGTATTTCTGGGTATGGGTGTGAAGATGCATTTTACAAACCTTTTGTTTGGACTCGCTCCGAAGAAATCATAAAAGAACTAAAAACACTAACACCAAACCAAATAGTCATGGTGGGCCTTCCTGTTTTTGTGGATTCATTTTTATACAATTGTATGGCTGTGCTTTATGGCGGTAAGGTGGTAGCCATTGTTCCTAAACTAAATTTAGCAAACACGGGTGTACACTATGAACGAAGATGGTTTCATTCTGAGTCAGAATTTCTAAATAAAACCATAACCTTTGCCGGCGGACAAGTTCCCTTTGGACATTTTATCTTTCAGGCGCAAAACTGGAATTTTGGATTAGAAATTTGTGAAGACAGTTGGTCAGTTCAAAAACCAGCAACTGCTTATAGCCTACAAGGAATTGATGTATTGTTTTCACCGGGGGCATCTCATTTTGCAATGGGAAAACAAAACATCCGCCGTCAGATTTTTAAGGAATCAAGTAGGAACCAGTGCAACTTACAGGTGTTTACCAATCTGACAGGAAATGAATCAGGAAGGATCATCTTTGAAGGTGGGGCTATTTTTGCCTCTCTTGGCAACTTAGTAAAAGAAGGTCCAAGACTTGCCTTCTCTCCCTTTCAAATAACCACCTACTCTTTTGATCCGATGGAGATCCGTGCGGCGAAAGCTCGCTCCTTTCGAGACCCGAAACCAAAAATTCCAACGAATGAGATTTCTAAAATCCAACTCGATTCGATTGCAAATGAAAAAGAATCCTATGTTTTTTCTGTCCTAGACAAACGCATAGAAATAGAGAAAGAAGAGAGTTCAAATTCCCTTCATCTTTCTACCTTTGAAGAATTCACAAAGGCAGTTTCCCTCGGACTCTTTGATTATTTAAGAAAATCCAAAACAAAAGGATTTACTCTTTCCCTTTCGGGTGGAGCTGATAGTGCCACTTGTGCCCTTCTTGTCACAGCCATGAAAGAGATTGCCAAAAGGGAAAATGGTGATTCCATTTTTTCCTCTTTAGGAATTGAGGAAAAAAAACTACTCGTTACCATCTACCAAAAAACAGAAAACAATTCCACTCTGACAGAAGAAATAGCAAAGACCCTTGCCAAAGAACTGGATTGTCAATTTTATTCCATCGCCATTGACAGCGCCGTCGAAACATCTGTGGAACTGATAGAATCGGTTCTTGGCAAAACATTGAATTGGAAAGAACATGACCTACCTTTACAAAATATCCAAGCAAGAGTTCGTTCTCCACTCGTTTGGTTACTTGCCAATATCAATGGACATTTACTTTTATCGACGGGAAACAGAAGTGAGGCCGCGGTTGGTTATACCACCATGGATGGTGATTCTTCTGGATCGATTGCTCCGCTAGCAGGCGTTAGTAAGGAATTCTTGCTGGACTGGTTGGATGATATCCAAAATGGGAATAACAGATTCATTTTACCGAAAGATTCCATTCGAACCTTACGAAATACCAAACCCACAGCAGAATTAAAACCTCTCTCGGAACATCAAGAAGATGAAAAAGACTTAATGCCCTATCCGATCTTACAATCGATCGAAAAAAAACTGGTATTTTTAGCACTTGGTGATTTGGACTGTTTGGAAAGTTTAAAACAAGAATTTCCTTGGGAGACTACGGACAACCTTTCAGCATATCTAAAGAAATTTAAGAAATTATTTATGACATCACAATGGAAACGAGAGAGGCTTCCTCCCTCGTTCCATTTGGATGAGTATGGCCTGGATCCAAAATCTAGTTACCGCTATCCCATCCTATCCAAAGAAAGTTAA
- a CDS encoding LIC_20245 family lipoprotein, translating into MGIQKKILFVSISMIGLFFLILLVTGGDDEEEVRRKKERSSQALALFGGGSNNPKGTNRLGVRGEDAGSIFDSDYYNAGGMRYEEDGTLANSESGEIPINPQTGKPYPPEAMQAFEELREQFPDNDLIPKRLTAEEKKKQSEFNQKLSRATNSVFGGAPNATDVSLYYNHVRKQGKDRLEIINYLIETQGGDDPEMDKKFQEILKNIQFQNEQTEKEAANALEKAGLPSSN; encoded by the coding sequence ATGGGAATCCAAAAAAAAATACTCTTTGTGTCCATTTCAATGATTGGGCTTTTTTTTCTCATTTTACTCGTAACGGGTGGGGATGATGAGGAAGAAGTCCGCCGTAAAAAAGAAAGAAGTTCTCAGGCCCTTGCCCTTTTTGGGGGAGGATCGAACAATCCTAAGGGAACCAACCGTTTGGGGGTGCGAGGCGAAGACGCCGGTTCCATCTTTGATTCCGACTACTACAATGCAGGTGGTATGCGTTATGAAGAAGATGGCACTCTTGCGAATTCGGAATCTGGTGAAATTCCCATTAATCCGCAAACAGGCAAACCTTATCCTCCAGAGGCCATGCAGGCATTTGAAGAACTTAGGGAACAATTTCCTGATAATGATTTGATTCCGAAACGACTGACTGCGGAAGAGAAAAAAAAACAGTCTGAATTCAATCAAAAATTATCAAGAGCCACAAACTCTGTGTTTGGTGGTGCCCCCAACGCCACAGACGTTTCTCTCTATTATAACCATGTGCGAAAACAAGGAAAAGATAGATTGGAAATTATCAATTACTTGATTGAAACACAAGGTGGGGACGACCCGGAGATGGATAAAAAGTTCCAAGAAATTCTGAAGAATATTCAATTTCAAAACGAACAAACCGAAAAAGAAGCAGCAAATGCTTTAGAAAAAGCAGGACTTCCTTCTTCGAATTAA
- a CDS encoding LIC11073 family putative lipoprotein, whose translation MRFPSLHPIYLVCISFLSFFQCGINTDTPVAPFIFLVPPSVPQILSVVAVNSNLTNDFKSELVQSLDPRPEYVLRYFVTNREPQFQGYNLYVTTAFPGVIQTIQGEWLEDGVQPSFPHLPYQASTESSKIVTKRIRFAVPPPGAEFFQKCQIYNFTLRSMLTGGLISNPSTPTSTCAIPNKVNDIQTNCPVGKGCNTTICANAACGTPTACALGTACNPCTKGDNDLGCTCPAGANPPGCQYIGP comes from the coding sequence ATGCGTTTTCCCTCTTTACATCCAATTTACTTAGTCTGCATATCTTTTCTCTCTTTTTTTCAATGCGGGATCAATACAGATACACCTGTAGCTCCGTTTATATTCCTGGTCCCTCCCAGTGTCCCACAAATCCTTTCAGTGGTCGCAGTCAATAGCAACCTGACTAATGACTTTAAGTCGGAACTTGTACAGTCTCTTGATCCAAGACCAGAATACGTGCTTCGTTATTTTGTGACCAACAGGGAACCCCAATTTCAAGGTTATAATCTCTACGTGACAACGGCCTTTCCTGGGGTCATCCAAACCATCCAAGGGGAATGGCTGGAAGATGGGGTCCAACCAAGTTTTCCACACCTTCCCTACCAAGCTTCCACGGAATCATCGAAGATTGTGACAAAACGAATTCGGTTTGCCGTTCCCCCTCCGGGTGCAGAATTCTTTCAGAAATGCCAAATCTATAATTTTACCCTTCGTTCGATGCTGACGGGTGGACTGATTTCCAATCCATCCACCCCCACTAGTACCTGCGCCATTCCGAATAAGGTAAACGACATCCAAACCAATTGCCCTGTCGGGAAAGGATGTAATACCACCATTTGTGCGAACGCCGCTTGTGGCACACCCACGGCTTGTGCTCTAGGAACTGCTTGTAACCCCTGTACGAAAGGTGACAACGACCTCGGTTGTACTTGTCCCGCAGGTGCAAATCCCCCAGGATGCCAGTACATTGGCCCATAA
- the rsmI gene encoding 16S rRNA (cytidine(1402)-2'-O)-methyltransferase encodes MAHKREPGSLYVVATPIGNLGDVTLRALEIFKEVDLILCESAKETRSLLSRLEISTPVLALYKDSSESPYSSILEQLAAGKSMALVSDAGTPGVSDPGSQMVRTAREKGFRIVPIPGASALTALLSVSGFQVNPTYFLGFLSEKPSKKHRELERASEIDGLVVFYESVHKLPRLYPMLVELFPETEVLVGRELTKTFEEVLYYANPRDLLAKPPNAKGEFVFLLNHRKKTLKGNSDSTDM; translated from the coding sequence TTGGCCCATAAACGCGAACCCGGCTCTCTCTATGTTGTTGCCACTCCTATAGGAAATTTGGGAGATGTGACCTTACGGGCTCTTGAAATTTTCAAAGAAGTGGACCTTATCCTTTGTGAATCCGCAAAAGAAACTCGCTCCCTATTATCTCGACTAGAAATCTCAACGCCAGTCCTTGCTCTCTACAAAGACAGCTCCGAATCTCCCTACTCGAGTATCCTGGAACAACTTGCTGCTGGTAAGTCCATGGCCCTCGTTTCGGACGCAGGTACCCCGGGAGTCTCCGACCCAGGAAGCCAGATGGTTCGCACGGCTAGGGAAAAAGGATTTCGGATTGTACCGATTCCTGGTGCTTCCGCCTTAACCGCATTACTTTCCGTTTCCGGTTTTCAGGTCAATCCCACGTATTTTTTGGGTTTCCTCTCTGAAAAACCGAGTAAAAAACACCGAGAATTAGAAAGAGCCTCTGAAATCGACGGACTCGTGGTTTTCTACGAATCGGTTCATAAACTTCCGAGGCTCTACCCTATGCTAGTAGAACTTTTTCCAGAAACGGAAGTGCTTGTGGGAAGGGAGTTGACAAAGACCTTCGAAGAGGTACTTTACTACGCAAATCCTAGGGATCTGCTAGCAAAACCGCCCAACGCCAAAGGCGAGTTTGTTTTTCTCTTAAATCATCGAAAAAAAACACTTAAGGGAAATTCAGATTCCACCGATATGTGA
- a CDS encoding flagellar biosynthesis anti-sigma factor FlgM — translation MNVDKVGRVGGYGYEPKKPQGPRETEAQAPVDTISISDAAKKIASEAKLQAEVKQIAKQIVQAPPEEDRTEKIKAIKERLKNGDYDNLSTEMLDKISDQIASTFLGQQ, via the coding sequence ATGAACGTCGACAAAGTAGGACGAGTTGGTGGTTACGGGTACGAACCAAAAAAACCACAAGGGCCAAGAGAAACGGAAGCACAAGCTCCGGTAGACACCATCTCTATCTCTGATGCTGCCAAAAAAATTGCATCGGAAGCGAAGCTCCAAGCTGAAGTAAAACAAATCGCAAAACAAATTGTACAAGCTCCTCCAGAAGAAGATCGTACAGAAAAAATCAAAGCGATCAAAGAACGATTGAAAAACGGCGACTATGACAACCTCTCCACAGAGATGTTGGATAAAATCTCCGACCAAATCGCGTCAACTTTCCTCGGACAGCAGTAA
- a CDS encoding iron-containing alcohol dehydrogenase, whose translation MPVLPEWINFQFPPKIHFEIDCGYKLGSFVKNIGSRVVLITTQKELENAEELSIIKTSLEKHAEGVIIYDDIVDRVHFKDLDSCAHFLRISNADCVVAYGSFESVNAGKAASLLATNDLFAEELLIGKKQPKKKGLPLIVVPTKPLLGNECSPFFSIVDDKDKNRKYFAHEWAFPELIVSDPKIGAGMSSSETAKTGISILSAAVDSILSKYANEITSSTALRAIELISKNIVPAIREPRNLGPKNSIYAASLLAGIAQSTSSLGLCYALSLAVTTVTNLDIFQSMSILLPHVMEYNLTSSAGKYVMIARALDEDVTNISVIEAAIKAVEGIRKIYLELRIPQRLSEYEVKKIDLPGIATLAATYSFLDCLPRELPKNEIETILVAAF comes from the coding sequence ATGCCAGTACTCCCCGAATGGATTAATTTTCAATTTCCTCCTAAAATTCACTTCGAAATCGACTGTGGATACAAACTCGGGTCTTTTGTAAAAAACATTGGATCTCGAGTGGTTCTGATTACCACACAGAAAGAACTAGAAAACGCCGAAGAACTCTCCATCATCAAAACCAGCCTCGAAAAACACGCCGAAGGTGTGATCATCTATGATGATATTGTGGATCGGGTTCATTTTAAGGATTTAGATTCCTGTGCCCACTTCCTTCGAATTTCCAATGCAGATTGTGTTGTTGCTTATGGTTCCTTTGAATCAGTAAACGCAGGTAAGGCGGCTTCTCTACTAGCAACAAACGATTTGTTTGCTGAAGAATTATTAATTGGGAAAAAACAACCAAAGAAAAAAGGTCTCCCACTCATTGTAGTTCCTACAAAACCTCTACTCGGTAACGAATGTTCTCCCTTCTTTTCGATTGTAGATGATAAAGATAAAAACAGAAAGTATTTCGCACACGAGTGGGCTTTCCCAGAACTTATTGTTTCCGACCCCAAAATTGGTGCGGGTATGTCTAGCTCCGAAACAGCAAAAACAGGAATCTCCATTCTATCTGCCGCTGTGGATAGTATCCTTTCTAAATATGCCAACGAAATCACATCTTCCACAGCTTTAAGAGCCATTGAACTTATCTCGAAAAACATTGTACCCGCCATTCGGGAACCGAGAAACCTAGGACCGAAAAACTCCATTTATGCGGCAAGTTTACTTGCAGGCATTGCGCAGTCGACAAGTAGCCTTGGACTTTGTTATGCCTTGTCATTGGCAGTTACCACAGTTACCAATTTAGATATCTTTCAAAGTATGTCGATCCTCCTCCCCCACGTAATGGAATACAACCTAACCTCCTCTGCAGGTAAGTATGTAATGATTGCACGAGCTCTTGATGAAGACGTGACCAATATCTCCGTCATTGAAGCTGCGATCAAAGCCGTGGAAGGGATTCGTAAAATCTATTTAGAACTTCGAATTCCGCAAAGGTTGTCCGAATACGAAGTGAAAAAAATCGATCTACCGGGGATTGCAACACTTGCGGCAACTTACTCGTTTCTTGATTGTCTTCCCAGAGAACTCCCCAAAAATGAAATCGAAACCATCCTTGTGGCTGCGTTTTAG
- a CDS encoding FliG C-terminal domain-containing protein, with protein MIYRQGNNYHFFLSTADSVARFQTSIQPFYPVLKNKIVELPSVTTDPILIPQFLYTLQYNRQSFESKPVITPTYRGNTEPLKDSETKPKPGFGPLIIEIGGRRNSPSPLFRTKRDKFQSAKYLSLRDIINPELSETMVREKIETLYFDAKSKTYLFRLVSILFSGTPREEETIVSNLFRHEPEFAKFLNKQMFTVEMIPLIHGPFLQEILRSHDERYIKSILPKLSKPVMDVIRSSLSKNKMKHILEGPSGKPPEGEDLVTVIETELYKRFARNVYYEEGSIFTYREKGEEEFKEEIPFTNAEKINFFTFGNSLSFYGKTERKLFFKTNDWMDVLRFDFFLSRKEIETSEFHRLPPDLLIEIPYYATGIFLVGAGITKERRPFEFSLLWFDY; from the coding sequence TTGATATACAGACAAGGAAACAATTACCATTTTTTCTTAAGCACTGCGGACTCTGTAGCCAGATTCCAAACATCCATCCAACCTTTCTATCCAGTCTTAAAAAATAAAATTGTAGAACTTCCGTCCGTCACTACAGACCCCATTCTCATTCCTCAGTTTCTCTACACTTTGCAATACAACAGGCAATCGTTCGAATCAAAACCTGTGATTACACCAACTTACCGAGGAAACACGGAGCCTCTAAAAGATTCCGAAACCAAACCAAAGCCTGGATTTGGACCCCTCATTATAGAAATTGGTGGGAGGAGGAATTCTCCCTCCCCACTCTTTCGCACAAAACGAGACAAGTTCCAATCGGCGAAGTATCTCTCCCTTAGAGACATCATCAATCCTGAGCTCTCGGAAACCATGGTGCGTGAAAAAATTGAAACTCTTTACTTCGATGCCAAAAGTAAAACTTATCTCTTTCGACTGGTATCCATTCTTTTTTCAGGAACTCCACGGGAGGAAGAAACCATTGTATCCAATTTATTTCGTCATGAACCTGAATTTGCCAAATTCTTAAACAAACAGATGTTTACAGTAGAAATGATTCCTTTAATTCACGGACCATTTTTACAAGAAATCCTAAGAAGCCATGACGAAAGGTATATCAAATCTATTTTGCCAAAACTTTCTAAACCTGTAATGGATGTAATTCGGTCTTCCCTTTCCAAAAACAAAATGAAACATATTTTGGAAGGCCCATCAGGGAAACCACCGGAAGGTGAGGATTTAGTTACTGTCATTGAAACGGAACTATACAAACGATTTGCAAGAAATGTATACTACGAAGAAGGTTCTATCTTTACCTATAGAGAAAAAGGAGAAGAGGAATTCAAAGAAGAAATTCCTTTTACAAACGCAGAAAAAATCAATTTTTTTACGTTTGGTAATTCTCTTAGTTTCTATGGGAAAACCGAAAGGAAACTTTTTTTTAAAACCAATGATTGGATGGATGTCCTACGATTTGATTTCTTTTTATCCAGAAAAGAAATTGAAACTTCTGAGTTTCATAGACTCCCTCCCGATTTATTAATAGAGATTCCTTACTATGCAACTGGGATCTTTCTTGTTGGTGCTGGCATAACAAAAGAAAGAAGACCTTTTGAATTTTCCCTTCTTTGGTTTGATTACTAA